One genomic segment of Chelonoidis abingdonii isolate Lonesome George chromosome 16, CheloAbing_2.0, whole genome shotgun sequence includes these proteins:
- the LZTS2 gene encoding leucine zipper putative tumor suppressor 2, whose amino-acid sequence MAIVQTQPVSIEPASEAATQLCAGARSPASARGAMGSVSSLISGRPCHERPCKAAPGPFRQQDGLLQAGPLQSLPPAKPCSGPVPGGSAYASEDFWAEAVSPVSPCSDAEEPRDDRARSGNIQGPPPRLVPVSGQLEKNVEKALIRPTAFKPVVPRGRNSLLPGSVVPRTGASAVPESQASLAHVLGGTAATSAEKHHSLSCRHSAHSGTLSDSGRNSLSSLPTYSTGCSQLPEPGSISMGHLSLDSHGGYPERGSRGLAGPSNSDSGRSSSSKSTGSLSGRGPPSDGGSCARSPVEGDEALLVRELEEKLREREAELQHLRQSLDENEVAICQVYEEKQKRCEQEMEELRQGYASQVKQAAQKAHRTQQVLQLQIFQLQQEKKKLQEDFAQLLQERELLEKRCASFEREQTELGPRLEETKWEVCQKSGEISLLKQQLKESQAELAQRGTEMLLLRAQLREVRAERQAGEEQALGLQEAARTRALELEVCENELQRRKSEAELLREKLGQLEQEVAGLGVWR is encoded by the exons ATGGCCATAGTGCAGACCCAGCCCGTCTCCATCGAGCCCGCTTCTGAagcggccacccagctctgcgcCGGCGCCCGCTCACCCGCCTCTGCCCGCGGCGCCATGGGGAGCGTTAGCAGCCTCATCTCCGGCCGTCCCTGCCACGAGCGGCCGTGCAAGGCTGCTCCCGGCCCCTTCCGGCAGCAGGACGGGCTGCTCCAGGCCGGCCCCCTCCAGAGCCTGCCCCCCGCCAAGCCCTGCTCCGGGCCAGTGCCCGGGGGCAGCGCCTACGCCAGCGAGGACTTCTGGGCTGAGGCTGTGTCCCCCGTCAGCCCCTGCAGCGACGCCGAGGAGCCGCGGGACGATCGGGCTCGGAGCGGCAACATCCAGGGGCCACCCCCGAGGCTGGTCCCTGtctctgggcagctggagaag AACGTTGAGAAGGCCCTGATCCGCCCGACAGCTTTCAAGCCGGTCGTGCCCAGGGGCAGGAACTCCTTGCTGCCGGGCTCCGTGGTGCCGCGGACCGGGGCGTCGGCAGTCCCCGAGAGCCAGGCCAGCCTCGCCCATGTGCTGGGTGGCACCGCCGCAACCAGCGCCGAGAAGCACCACTCCTTGAGCTGCCGTCACAGCGCCCACTCAGGCACCCTGTCGGACTCGGGGCGCAATTCCCTCTCCAGCCTGCCCACCTACAGCACGGGCTGCAGCCAGCTGCCGGAGCCGGGCAGCATCTCCATGGGCCACCTCAGCCTGGACAGTCACGGCGGGTACCCGGAGCGGGGCTCCCGGGGCCTGGCTGGCCCCTCCAACTCGGACAGCGGGCGCTCCTCCTCCAGCAAGAGCACGGGGTCCCTCAGCGGGCGGGGCCCCCCCTCCGACGGTGGCTCCTGTGCCCGCTCGCCCGTTGAGGGTGACGAGGCTCTGCTCGTCCGcgagctggaggagaagctgcGGGAGCGGGAGGCGGAGCTGCAGCACCTGCGCCAGAGCCTAGATGAGAACGAGGTGGCCATCTGCCAG gtgtACGAGGAGAAGCAGAAGCGCTGTGAGCAGGAGATGGAAGAGCTGCGGCAGGGCTACGCCTCCCAGGTTAAGCAGGCGGCGCAGAAGGCCCACCGCACGCAGCAGGTGCTGCAGCTGCAGATcttccagctgcagcaggagaagaagaagctgcaggaggactttgcccagctgctgcaggagcgcGAGCTGCTGGAGAAGAGGTGCGCCTCCTTTGAGCGCGAGCAGACCGAGCTGGGGCCGCGGCTGGAGGAGACCAAGTGGGAG GTGTGCCAGAAGTCAGGCGAGATCTCGCTGCTGAAGCAGCAGCTGAAGGAGTCGCAGGCGGAGCTGGCGCAGCGGGGCACCGAGATGCTGCTGCTACGGGCCCAGCTGCGGGAGGTGCGGGCGGAGCGGCAGGCGGGCGAGGAGCAGGCGCTGGGGTTGCAGGAGGCGGCGCGCACCCGGgcgctggagctggaggtgtgcGAAAACGAGCTCCAGCGCCGGAAGAGCGAGGCCGAGCTGCTGCGGGAGAAGCTGGgtcagctggagcaggaggtggcggggctgggggtgtggcgcTGA